The following coding sequences are from one Streptomyces dengpaensis window:
- a CDS encoding pyridoxamine 5'-phosphate oxidase family protein encodes MIGRTAYGRVATSMGALPFLALARHIVVDGRVLLRMPRGWGYHRAWAGSVVAYGTDNLSSARPGDSLWSVQIVGQCEPVEPTAAERERFGPAPRLADGEPFEPAYLGIEPQFATVHSEDGTSVHEAFAG; translated from the coding sequence ATGATCGGCCGCACCGCCTACGGCCGGGTGGCCACCAGCATGGGCGCCCTGCCCTTCCTCGCGCTCGCCCGGCACATCGTGGTCGACGGCCGCGTCCTGCTGCGGATGCCCCGCGGCTGGGGATACCACCGCGCGTGGGCCGGCAGCGTCGTCGCGTACGGCACCGACAACCTGAGCTCCGCGCGGCCGGGCGACAGCCTGTGGTCGGTGCAGATCGTGGGCCAGTGCGAGCCCGTCGAGCCGACCGCGGCCGAACGGGAACGCTTCGGTCCCGCGCCGCGCCTGGCGGACGGCGAGCCCTTCGAGCCGGCCTATCTGGGCATCGAACCGCAGTTCGCCACCGTGCACTCCGAGGATGGCACGTCCGTGCACGAGGCCTTCGCGGGGTGA
- a CDS encoding protein kinase domain-containing protein, protein MAQQQRAQGPSDPEATGGGMSDAPEMWGNGGLVGDGRYRLTRRLGRGGMAEVFAAEDVRLGRTVAVKLLRSDLAEDPVSKARFTREAQSVAGLNHHAVVAVYDSGEDVVGHGVVPYIVMELVEGRTIRDLLLNAEAPGPEQALIIVSGVLEALAYSHQHGIVHRDIKPANVIITQTGAVKVMDFGIARALHGAQSTMTQTGMVMGTPQYLSPEQALGKAVDHRSDLYATGCLLYELLALRPPFTGETPLSVVYQHVQDIPVPPSEASDAAPPELDGLVMRSLAKEPDDRFQTAEEMRGLVQYGLQMLYDQGGHTGTWNTGPVTLHEGRHTPSAGFAGTTALPHPGDSGTTQIPAPIIPPYGGGDDGGFEGRGNRGGGRGKLWILAVFAVIAIAAGVALALNNGGGGKEGGTSTTPSPTSTQSNQEDKPSETPSGEATDDETEDSTGGSTSTGSDWDYTPSYTPSPSQPTQPTDEPTDEPTEPTEDPTTPTEDPTTPTEDPTLPTEDPTDPGTGNGGGDGGE, encoded by the coding sequence ATGGCACAGCAGCAGCGCGCTCAGGGCCCGTCCGACCCCGAGGCGACTGGCGGCGGTATGTCAGATGCGCCGGAGATGTGGGGTAACGGCGGACTGGTCGGGGACGGCCGATATCGGCTGACCCGCAGACTAGGCCGGGGCGGCATGGCCGAGGTGTTCGCGGCCGAGGACGTGCGCCTCGGGCGCACGGTCGCGGTCAAGCTGCTCCGCTCCGACCTGGCCGAGGACCCGGTGTCCAAGGCCCGCTTCACGCGCGAGGCCCAGTCGGTCGCCGGGCTCAACCACCATGCCGTCGTCGCCGTGTACGACTCCGGCGAGGACGTGGTCGGCCACGGCGTCGTCCCGTACATCGTGATGGAGCTCGTCGAGGGCCGCACCATCCGCGATCTGCTGCTCAACGCCGAGGCCCCCGGGCCCGAGCAGGCGCTGATCATCGTCTCGGGTGTCCTGGAGGCGCTCGCCTACTCGCACCAGCACGGCATCGTGCACCGCGACATCAAGCCGGCGAACGTGATCATCACCCAGACCGGTGCGGTGAAGGTGATGGACTTCGGCATCGCGCGCGCCCTGCACGGCGCCCAGTCGACGATGACCCAGACCGGCATGGTCATGGGCACACCGCAGTACCTCTCCCCGGAGCAGGCGCTCGGCAAGGCCGTCGACCACCGCTCCGACCTGTACGCGACCGGCTGTCTGCTCTACGAACTCCTCGCGCTGCGGCCCCCGTTCACCGGAGAGACTCCGCTGTCGGTGGTCTACCAGCACGTCCAGGACATTCCGGTGCCCCCGTCCGAGGCGTCGGACGCGGCGCCGCCGGAGCTCGACGGGCTCGTCATGCGCTCCCTCGCCAAGGAGCCGGACGACCGGTTCCAGACCGCCGAGGAGATGCGCGGGCTCGTCCAGTATGGGCTGCAGATGCTGTACGACCAGGGCGGGCACACCGGCACCTGGAACACCGGCCCCGTCACCCTGCACGAGGGGCGGCACACCCCGTCCGCGGGCTTCGCGGGCACGACGGCGCTGCCGCACCCCGGCGACTCCGGCACCACGCAGATCCCGGCGCCGATCATCCCGCCGTACGGCGGTGGGGACGACGGCGGCTTCGAGGGGCGCGGCAACCGGGGCGGCGGCCGCGGCAAGCTGTGGATCCTCGCGGTCTTCGCGGTGATCGCCATCGCGGCGGGTGTCGCGCTCGCCCTCAACAACGGCGGTGGCGGCAAGGAGGGCGGGACCAGCACGACGCCGTCACCGACCTCCACGCAGTCCAACCAGGAAGACAAGCCGAGCGAGACGCCCAGCGGCGAGGCGACGGACGACGAGACCGAGGACTCCACCGGCGGCTCGACCAGCACCGGCAGCGACTGGGACTACACGCCGTCGTACACGCCGTCCCCGAGCCAGCCCACTCAGCCCACGGACGAGCCGACCGACGAGCCGACCGAGCCGACGGAGGACCCGACGACGCCGACGGAGGACCCGACGACGCCGACGGAGGACCCGACGCTTCCCACGGAGGACCCGACGGACCCCGGCACCGGCAACGGCGGTGGCGACGGGGGCGAGTGA